A genome region from Deltaproteobacteria bacterium includes the following:
- the rimO gene encoding 30S ribosomal protein S12 methylthiotransferase RimO gives MDKKLHFISLGCAKNQVDSEMMLHQLHARGFSLTREPNEAAVILINTCSFIESATQESIDTILEAARLKEEGACQVLVVTGCFPQRYKKELLEQLPEVDLFLGTESFLDVADQVSALLTGKGTPKMILEPDPGLWTGPHDRLLTTTPGTAFLKIAEGCSNRCAYCTIPSIRGPFRSRDPKLLIREAKILAGQGVRELILIAQDTTAYGSDLTQPHSMISLVKELLKIDSFQWLRLLYLRPERITPALLGLMAGEERICPYLDLPIQHCSDRILKGMNRPYGPKELKRLIQQIRRTLPQAALRTTVMVGFPGEREEDFQELLQFVSETAFDHLGVFNYSPEEGTPAAGYADQVPEEIGQARLDLVMERQKEISLKKNQERIGRVEPVLVSGVSPESDLLIQGRTRFQAPEVDGVVYITIGEPKP, from the coding sequence ATGGATAAAAAACTCCACTTCATCAGCCTGGGCTGTGCCAAAAACCAGGTGGATAGCGAAATGATGCTCCATCAATTGCATGCACGGGGTTTTTCCCTGACCCGGGAACCCAATGAGGCGGCAGTGATCCTCATTAATACCTGCAGCTTTATCGAGTCCGCTACCCAGGAGAGCATCGATACGATTTTAGAGGCCGCCCGTCTGAAGGAAGAAGGGGCCTGTCAGGTACTGGTGGTCACCGGCTGTTTTCCTCAAAGATATAAAAAAGAATTATTGGAGCAATTGCCGGAGGTGGATCTTTTCCTGGGCACAGAATCTTTTTTAGACGTGGCCGACCAGGTGTCCGCCCTTTTGACTGGCAAGGGAACCCCTAAAATGATCCTGGAACCCGATCCTGGACTTTGGACAGGACCACATGATCGTCTCTTGACTACCACACCGGGAACGGCCTTCTTGAAAATCGCCGAAGGGTGTTCCAATCGCTGTGCCTATTGCACGATTCCTTCTATTCGCGGACCTTTTCGCAGCCGGGATCCAAAGCTGCTGATTCGGGAAGCAAAAATTCTGGCCGGGCAGGGGGTCCGTGAACTGATCCTGATCGCCCAGGATACGACGGCCTACGGCTCCGATCTTACCCAACCGCATTCCATGATTTCTTTGGTCAAGGAATTATTAAAGATCGATTCGTTTCAGTGGCTGCGCCTGCTTTATCTGAGACCGGAAAGGATTACACCGGCTCTTTTGGGGTTGATGGCCGGGGAAGAGCGGATTTGCCCTTATCTGGACCTGCCGATACAACATTGCAGCGACCGGATTCTAAAGGGAATGAACCGGCCCTATGGACCAAAAGAACTCAAGCGTTTGATCCAGCAGATTCGCCGCACCCTCCCGCAGGCGGCCCTTCGGACCACCGTCATGGTAGGCTTTCCGGGCGAAAGGGAAGAGGATTTTCAAGAGCTGCTTCAGTTCGTTTCCGAGACGGCCTTTGATCACCTGGGGGTTTTCAACTATTCCCCGGAAGAAGGGACCCCGGCCGCCGGCTATGCGGACCAGGTCCCGGAAGAAATCGGCCAGGCCCGGCTGGATCTTGTTATGGAGAGGCAGAAGGAAATTTCCTTAAAAAAGAATCAGGAACGGATCGGCAGGGTGGAGCCGGTTTTGGTCAGCGGGGTCAGCCCGGAGAGCGATTTATTGATCCAGGGCCGGACCCGTTTTCAGGCACCGGAAGTCGACGGGGTGGTCTATATTACCATCGGGGAACCCAAACCG